CCGTCGGCTCCGGCCGCGGCGCGCGATCGGCCGGGGCGCGACCGCCCGGCGTGCGCTACGCTAGCGCGCCGATGCGATGTCCGATCCGGCTCGTGGCCGCCGCGGTCGCGGCGGCGGTGGTCGCCGGCGCAGGCACCGCCGCGCGCGCCCAGCAAGAGGGCGTGCGCCGCGACGAGGTGGAGCCGCCGCCCGCGCGCGAGCCCGAGCTGACCAAGCCGCCCGAGCTGCTCGAAGCGGTCGCACCCGAGTATCCGCCGGAGGAGCTCGCGGCGGGGCGAGAGGCCGCGGTCACCGTCCGCATCGACATCGACGCCACCGGCCGGGTCACCCGCGTCGAGGTCGTCGACGGCGCCGGCCCCGCGTTCGACGCCGCCGCGGTCGCCGCCGCGCGCCGCTACCGCTTCTCCCCGGCCGAGTTCGACGGCGTCCCCGGGCCGATCACCGTCGAGACGACCATCCGTTTCACGATCGAACGCCAGCCGGAGCCGGAACCCGCAGCCGCGCCGCCGGCCGCGCCCGTGCCGGCGGCCGAGTCCGGCCCGCCCGGTCACGCCGGCGACCCCGGCGCGCCCGTGTCGATCCACGGCGTCGCGCTCGAGCGCGGTACCCGGCGGCGGCTGGCGGGCGTGATCGTGTCGGTGGTCGAGGCCGGGATCGACGCGGTCACCGACGAGCGGGGCGAGTTCTTCGTCCACGGGCTGCCGGCCGGCCGCTACACCCTGGTCGCCAGCGACGACGCCTTCGATCGGTTCACGCGCACGATCGACCTCGCCGCGCGCGAGCGGATCGACGTCAAGTTGTACCTGCGACCGAAGGGCGGCAACCCGTACGAGACGGTCGTCGAGGGCGAGAGCCAGGCGTTCGAGGTCACCAAGCGGACGCTCCGCCGCCGCCAGATGACCACCGTACCGGGCACCTTCGGCGATCCGATCCGCGTCGTCCAGACGCTGCCCGGGCTCGCGCGCACGCCGTTCGTCACCGGCTTCTTGCTCATCCGCGGGTCGACGCCCGGCGACAGCGGCGTCTACGTGGACGGCCATCAGGTGCCGCTGTTGTTCCACTTCCTCGGCGGCCCCTCGTTCCTCAACCCGGAGTTCCTCGACGAGCTGTCGCTGTACCCGGGTGGCTTTCCCGCGCGGTTCGGCCGCGCCCAGGGCGGCATCGTCGCCGTCGAGACCCGCCCGCCGAAGTCGGACGGCTGGCACGGCTCGGCCGACGTCGACCTGCTCGACGCGGGCGCGTATCTGCGCGCGCCGCTCGGCGAACACAGCGGCCTCGCGATCGCCGGCCGCCGGTCGTATCTCAATCTGCTGCTGCCGGCATTTCTGCCCGAGCCCGACGCCGGCGACACGCTGATCGTCACGCCGGTCTACCAGGACTACAACATCCGCTACGACCGCGACTTCGGCGCCCGCGGCAGCGCATCGCTGTTCGTGTTCGGCTCGCGCGACGACCTCGACGTGCTGTCGACCGACGCCGACGCCGAGGAGAGCTTCGCGCTCGACTCGAGCGTCCACTTCTTCCGGATCATCGCGACCTACCGGCGGCCGATCGCCGGCGGTCTGACGCTTACCCTGTCGCCCGCGTGGGGCCGCGACAGCGTCCGGTTCGCCGGCGCTCAGACCGACCCGGCTGACCCGACCACGGCGGTCGACATTTCCCAGCAAGCGCTCAGCTACCGCATGCGCATTCACGGCGACCTGTCTGCGCGCATGCGGCTGGACACCGGCCTCGACATCGCGTCGCGCGTGACCCGGTTCGAGCTGCTCGTCCCGGTCGACGACGACTTTCGCGACCCGGTCGGCGGCGCCGACATCCCGTCGCAGGTGCTCGAAAACACCATCGTGGGCCTGGGCATCGGCGCGTACGCCGAGCTGTCGGCCGACGTCGGCGCCGGCGTGCGCCTGATCCCCGGCCTGCGCTTCGACCAGTACGTCCTTGCCGGCCAACCGCGCGTGTCCGTCGACCCGCGGATCGTCGCGCGGTGGACCGTCGCCGACCCGTGGACGGTGAAGGCGTACGCCGGGTTGTTCTCGCAGCCGCCGCAGCCGGAGCGGTTCGACGTGCGCTTCGGCAACCCCGACCTCGAGCTGGAGCGCGCGATCCACACGGGCGCCGGCGCCGAGTACCGGCTCGGCAAAACCTGGTCGTTCGACGCCGAGGCCTACTACATCGACCGGCGCAACCAGGCGGTGTTCACCGACGCGGTCGAGCGCCTGCCCGACGGCACGCTGCGGCCGCTGCGCTCGGTGAACACGGGCCGGGGCTTCACCTACGGACTCGAACTGCTCGTGCGGCGCAACATCACGCGCAACGCCTACGGCTGGCTGTCGTACACGCTGTCGTTCACCAAGGCGCGGTCCGACGACGACGACGACTTCGACTACACGTTCGCCGACCAGCGCCACAACCTCAACGCGGTCTACAGCTACACCACCGACGGCGGTTGGGAACTCGGCGCGCGCTATCGGCTGTCGTCCGGCACGCCGACGACGCCGATCGTCGGCGCGACGTTCGACGCCGACACCGGCAGCTACCGGCCCGTACGCGGAGAGTTCCGGTCGGCCCGCGAGCCGACGTTCCACCAACTCGACGTGCGCGCCGAGAAGACGTGGCTGTACGATACGTGGTCGTTCGGCGTGTACCTGGACGTGCTCAACGTGCTCAACATCGAAAACGTCGAGGCCACCCAGTACGACTACCGCTACCGCGACAGCGCGCCGATCACCAGCGTGCCGTTCGTGCCGACACTCGGCATCCGGGGGAGGTTCTGATGCGGCCGGCTGCGCGACCCGCCACCTGGGCTGCGCCGCCGCGCGCAGTGCGCCGCGTGGTCGCGGCGGTCGCGATCGCGGTCGCCGCGGCGGCGTGCGGCGCCGACTTCGAGGACCCGGCGATCGTGCTCGACCTG
This DNA window, taken from Deltaproteobacteria bacterium, encodes the following:
- a CDS encoding TonB family protein, which translates into the protein MRCPIRLVAAAVAAAVVAGAGTAARAQQEGVRRDEVEPPPAREPELTKPPELLEAVAPEYPPEELAAGREAAVTVRIDIDATGRVTRVEVVDGAGPAFDAAAVAAARRYRFSPAEFDGVPGPITVETTIRFTIERQPEPEPAAAPPAAPVPAAESGPPGHAGDPGAPVSIHGVALERGTRRRLAGVIVSVVEAGIDAVTDERGEFFVHGLPAGRYTLVASDDAFDRFTRTIDLAARERIDVKLYLRPKGGNPYETVVEGESQAFEVTKRTLRRRQMTTVPGTFGDPIRVVQTLPGLARTPFVTGFLLIRGSTPGDSGVYVDGHQVPLLFHFLGGPSFLNPEFLDELSLYPGGFPARFGRAQGGIVAVETRPPKSDGWHGSADVDLLDAGAYLRAPLGEHSGLAIAGRRSYLNLLLPAFLPEPDAGDTLIVTPVYQDYNIRYDRDFGARGSASLFVFGSRDDLDVLSTDADAEESFALDSSVHFFRIIATYRRPIAGGLTLTLSPAWGRDSVRFAGAQTDPADPTTAVDISQQALSYRMRIHGDLSARMRLDTGLDIASRVTRFELLVPVDDDFRDPVGGADIPSQVLENTIVGLGIGAYAELSADVGAGVRLIPGLRFDQYVLAGQPRVSVDPRIVARWTVADPWTVKAYAGLFSQPPQPERFDVRFGNPDLELERAIHTGAGAEYRLGKTWSFDAEAYYIDRRNQAVFTDAVERLPDGTLRPLRSVNTGRGFTYGLELLVRRNITRNAYGWLSYTLSFTKARSDDDDDFDYTFADQRHNLNAVYSYTTDGGWELGARYRLSSGTPTTPIVGATFDADTGSYRPVRGEFRSAREPTFHQLDVRAEKTWLYDTWSFGVYLDVLNVLNIENVEATQYDYRYRDSAPITSVPFVPTLGIRGRF